The nucleotide sequence AAGGCGTAGAAGGCTCAGTAAATTCGGCAACAGAAATTGTTCATGCTAAAGCATTAATTGAAGGTCAAACTGCTGAAAATGGTACTATCAACATTGGTGATACTCCAATTGAATTGACTTATGGTTACCCAACAAATGCTTCGATTGAATTAGCGGTAGAAATATCTGATGATGCAATCACATTCGATGCATCAGGTGCGGCAGCAACATGGACTCATTCAGAAGCAACTGGTGCAAATTGTAATGTAACTTACGATTCATCTTCTATTGCAAACACTGAAACTCGTCCAACAATTACTTCAGTAACAGAAGCATCAGGTGCTGTTGAAGGTTGTTAATCTAAACACTATTAACAAAAAAAAAACCGCGTTTATCGCGGTTTTTTATTGCCTGATATTTACCTAGAACCTAGAACCTAGAACCTAGAACCTAGAGCTTTTAGCGACCCACTATCTAAACCCCACATCTGTCTCTTTGGAAATAATCGTTGGGCATCCATTAACAATTTAATTGCTTCACCTTCATTATAAGGTTGTTGCAACTTTTTCAATATCTGCAATGCCATCGCTATATTGTTATACATTTCTTCTCGAGGCTTACGCTCGAGGTATACTTTTGCCCAATCAATATATTCTGTTAATAATTTTGCATCGAGTTGGTCTTTGCCATCGTAAAATTTTAATGTGGTTTGCACAAAAACTATTTCTTCAGCCCACACAGTTGGGTTTATGATACTAAGTAACTGTTCTGGGTGCCGATAATTTTCGCGTTTATACTTTTCAACAATATAACCGGTTTGAAGAGTCGTTAATAAAAATGGAATGGCAACGATCGGGATTATTAATGCAAAAGTTCTTACTGCAAACGTTTGTGACAAAGCTATAGAGCGAACATTGCCTGTCGCAAATATGCTGGCGTTAATAATAAGCAAGAACACTAACCAATGAATGGCTGAATGATAAAAAGGGTATTCAGTTTGGCTGTGTAACAGTAAAGGC is from Thalassotalea crassostreae and encodes:
- a CDS encoding prepilin-type N-terminal cleavage/methylation domain-containing protein codes for the protein MSNNKGFTLIELVIVIVILGILAATAAPKFIDLTGDARSAVMEGVEGSVNSATEIVHAKALIEGQTAENGTINIGDTPIELTYGYPTNASIELAVEISDDAITFDASGAAATWTHSEATGANCNVTYDSSSIANTETRPTITSVTEASGAVEGC